A segment of the Fusarium musae strain F31 chromosome 2, whole genome shotgun sequence genome:
TTACTGTCACCATGCAAACCTGCTCTGCCCTTTCTAGGAGTCTCCTTGTCGTCTTCCTCGTTCTTTTCGGGAAAGTCGCCTCCCTGTGTGTCTATGAAGATGACAGGTTCATTGGTGTCCTCATTGTCCTGAACCTCATATTCAAGGTCCTTCAAGAGGCGATGTTTCACCGCATCAGCAGCGATCAGCTTAGAGGCGTATAATTCATCAGAAGGGAACCGCATAATACTCTCGTGCATTCGATACTGGGTGGTTAGCATGCGTTTGATGGAGGGCCCATGCAATGCCAGCAGTCTGTCAAACAAGGTTATCTCAAGCGTGATGCCCTTTGTGGCTGTTGTGCCATCTTTGAGTGGCGTCTTGACCTTTGCATTGCTTGATTTGATGGTTGGCGGGAGCTGCAGATGGTCACCGGCACAGACAACCTTCTTAGCAGATACGAGAGGGACCCAACACTGGGCCTCCAGGGCTTGGCTGGCCTCATCGATGATAACAACATCAAACTCATCGTTCCGCAGCTGATAGCCTCCTGCCCCATGCAGTGTTGCAAGAACGACCTTGCTGCCGCCAATCAGCGTACTGACGCAGCGACGTTCTCGTTCACGAAACTCCTTTCTCAGTTCTTTGAGGTCAGTGTAGATTGCTTTGCGCTCCTTGCCGCTTTTCGTCTTCTTGATCGAGGCCTGCTTGGTGTCCATTTCTGTCCTGATATCTTTCACAATTGCACCCGCTTCTGATGTTTGCGTGAGTACGTCAAGCGAGTGGTCAACCACGGAAGGCAGCAAACGAGCGGGATGGCCCAGACGAAGGATCGGGATCTTGTGAGGAGCTAGTCGCTCGACGATGTTGTCAACAGAAATGTTGGAAGGCCCGCAGACAAGAATTCTTTGCCCCAGTTTGATCATCTGGAGAATCAGCTCGATCAGAGTATGAGTTTTGCCAGTCTACGCATAAACATGTGAGCAAGTGTTTTCCACTCCAGTACACGTAAGTCACTCACTCCCGGGGGCCCATGAATCAAGGCGACTTCTCGAGACAGTAAAGCGAACCGAATTGCATTCTTTTGTGAGTCGTTGAGCGTTGGATCAAACCACTCGAGATTGCCCACGGTTTCATCTTTAGATAAGTCTTCGGAAACTGGCGATGGGCTGGACAAGCCGAAGAGAACTCTGATGAAACTAGAATATTCCGACTCTTGCATCTTGTTTAGCTTCTCCATCGCCCAGTTCATTCTTCAAAGGGTGATGGTTAGTTAATGGTGTGATCGCTGTCCGTTATGAAGGTGATGGCTCAACATACCTCTTGTATGTCACTTCGTCTGCCAATTTGACAGCCCATACTCTGCCCAAGAAGCCAACTTCTTCCTTACCCTCATCGACCGCAACAGCAATCCATCCTCTGTTCACTCTGGTAACAACTCCTCTGGcccccttcttctccaagtccTTTACTTCACGCTTTTTGGCGCTTCCCGCTGGCTGCTCAGCGACAAGAACAATGTCTCCAGTGCGTAAGCCATGCTCAGGTAGTTCGTCAGGTGAGCCCGTGGCAGCATCCGGAGAGAGCTCGAGAACTGCTCGGCCCCCAAGACCCGTACGCTGGCCCGAGACAACGAGGTTCGTAAGAGCAAGACCAGCTCGTTGAAGGGCTGTCGGGTTGTGGTCGGAGATGAGTGTGCTCGTCTCGTTGATCTCTGTCTGAAGTTCTTGTTCAAGAAGAGCGAGTTGGGTGGTTGCAAAGGCAGAAATGTCGACCGGTTCTCTTTTGACAGCCATTGTTACCGACCTTTGTGTGTTGTTGCAGATGTAGAATAAGTGTAAGAGCTGAATACGAGGTGGGATTGGATGTTCGGTGGGGAGCTTCCATGGTCAGACCCCGCCATAACCCGCTCTGACGTTACCTAGTTGTCTGACTACAGGTACTACCTAATTACTAACATGTTAGTACCTTACTTACTCGTGGATCTGACCAAAATACTAagtactaaggtaccttGGGCGAAGTCATGATGCTTCCTATCATGAGAGCTCAGACGTACCCAATTACGTATAAAATCAAACTGGCAGTAATTCGTGTCCCTCACTTCAGATATTTTGTATATACCCCAGCTTTGAAAAATCATACGAATAGAGCTCAACATTCAAATATTCCTATGGTATCAAGTCATGATGTAAACCCCCATAAATGCGCCGCGTCAAAAGCAAACCACTTGCGATAAGCAGAAAGATTATCGCTCCAGCGCGAACAATGCAATGCTAGAACTAGAAGTGGCCTTGAGTCATGCCAGAGTATACTACGAGTCAAGTCGAAAAATCATAGCTCATGCTCAGACGGATGGATAGCGATGACGACCACAAGA
Coding sequences within it:
- a CDS encoding hypothetical protein (BUSCO:EOG092617S2), with the translated sequence MAVKREPVDISAFATTQLALLEQELQTEINETSTLISDHNPTALQRAGLALTNLVVSGQRTGLGGRAVLELSPDAATGSPDELPEHGLRTGDIVLVAEQPAGSAKKREVKDLEKKGARGVVTRVNRGWIAVAVDEGKEEVGFLGRVWAVKLADEVTYKRMNWAMEKLNKMQESEYSSFIRVLFGLSSPSPVSEDLSKDETVGNLEWFDPTLNDSQKNAIRFALLSREVALIHGPPGTGKTHTLIELILQMIKLGQRILVCGPSNISVDNIVERLAPHKIPILRLGHPARLLPSVVDHSLDVLTQTSEAGAIVKDIRTEMDTKQASIKKTKSGKERKAIYTDLKELRKEFRERERRCVSTLIGGSKVVLATLHGAGGYQLRNDEFDVVIIDEASQALEAQCWVPLVSAKKVVCAGDHLQLPPTIKSSNAKVKTPLKDGTTATKGITLEITLFDRLLALHGPSIKRMLTTQYRMHESIMRFPSDELYASKLIAADAVKHRLLKDLEYEVQDNEDTNEPVIFIDTQGGDFPEKNEEDDKETPRKGRAGLHGDSKSNEMEAALVQQHVRQLVGAGVRPEDIAVVTPYNAQLAILAPLKDKFPGIELGSVDGFQGREKEAVIVSLVRSNSEGEVGFLGEKRRLNGGATSRCLPSSKDWVD